ACAAAATTGATTCCAAGATTTTAAGGTAAGGTGTAGGGTGGGTTTGGTGATCGCTTACAGTCAGTGTCCCTCAGGTGAGCGGCAAAAATATCATGGAGACCTGGGCTTGGCCTTCGGGGCTCGTGGGAGGCGATGACTTCGGAGCCTTCTTCATTCCCCCCAAGGGAGCCGGAATCTGGGTGACCTTCGAAAACGGCGATCCGAACCATCCGATCTGGGAGGGAGGACATTGGGCACGTGGCAAGGCGCCGGAGGTCGCCAAACGGGCCACACCGGACAACCGTGTTTTCCAGACCAAGAACTGGATCATGGAAATGGACGACCAGGAGGGCTCCGAAAAATTCAAGATCACCGATCGGAAATCGGGCAACCATTTTCATTTCGATTCCGCCACCGGGAAACTGGATCTGAAAGTGACCGGTGATGAAAGCACGGAAACAGGTGGCAACCGAAATCGGAACGTCTCGGGAAACAGCAGCGAGACGGTTTCCGGCAATAAGAGCATTTCCTGCGTGAATTTTTCACTCTCCGCCACGGGCAATTCGACGATGACCTTCGGAAGCAGCACCGTAACATTAAGCCCTGCGGAAATCTCGTTCAACGTGGGTGGGCATACCCTGGTCATCAACGGCGGCGGTGTCCACATCGACGGGCGGGAATTCATTGCCCATAACCACTCGGGCGTGGATCCGGGCGGCGGCAACACGGGAGGGGTCAATTGACCCGGGGAGTCAACTGATATGGCACTGATCGCCGATTACGGCCTGACATTCCCCCAGCGGAGAAACGCCAAGGGATTCATCGAATTCACGGGCGACATCCGGACACTCGTCCGCGAGTCCGTCTACCAGATTCTTGGCACGCGGGTCGGCGAACGGATCATGGTACCGGAATTCGGCTCGCGACTGCCGGAGCTATTGTTCGAACCCATCGACGAGATCACGGTGGCACTGGCCCGCGTCTACGTCATCGAGGCGATCGAGAAATGGGAGCCGAGGGTGGAGCTGAACGAGGTCGCCGTGACCGTCAATCCTGATTCGGGCTGGGTGGAGATTTTCGCCGACTACGTAATCATCAACCGGGGGATCGTCGATAGCGTGGCCGTCGCGTTCCCCAGATTCGTCGGGTAAACTATGCCAACGTTCGACAACATCGAGTTCCGCGCCTTCGATTACGACGGTTTCAAGGAGTCGCTCTTCGATATCGCCAAGGCGAATTTCCCCGAATGGACCGATGTTCTCGAGTCCAACCACGGTGTCATGTTCATCGAATGGCTGGCCTTCATCTCGGCGAATCTCGCCTGGATGCAGAACTATCATGCCCGTCAGCATTTCGTGCCGACGGTGAACGAGAACAAGAATCTCACGAAGCTCGCCAAACAGTTCGATTACCACATTCCCAACAACGTGGCGGCGTTGGTTGACCTGACCTTCGGCACCGAGGACGGTGATCCTCTCACCGACGATCTTATCATCCCGAAAGGAACGCAGGCGCGCACTACCGGAGAGACGAGCCTGATTTTCGAGACGACCGCGAACCTCATCATCCCCTCCGGGGCGGCCTCCGGTATCGTCGCCGCCCGCCATCAGGTGACGCGCGACGAAACCGAGACGAGCGACGGCAGCGCCGATTACCGCTCGGCGCTTCACTACAACCCCTACATCGAAGACACCATGGAAATGACGGTCGCCGGCGTGCCCTGGGTGGAGGTCGACAATTTCCTCGATTCCAACGGCAACAGCGAGCACTTCCGTCTGGAGGTGGATTCGGAAGGCGTTCCCACGGTGATCTTCGGGGACAACGTCAACGGCAAGATCCCGCCCGCGGGTGACACGATCGTTTACACCTACAAGGTCGGCGGCGGTGCCCAAGGGAACGTATCGCCGGGAACGATCACGATTCTGGATGCGACCTTCACCGATACCGGAGGCAATCCGGTTTCCCTGATCGTGAACAACGCCTCCGCCTCCCAGGGAGGGGTTGATCGCGAAGACATCGAAACCTCCAAGATCCGGATCCCCAAGTCGATCGGAGCCAAGGAAGTCACCATCGACTATGAGGACTTCGAGGCCATCATCACGAGCGTCGCCGGCGTGAGCCGGGTCCGGATCCTCACCGTGAATGACAACCCCTATATCGAGGAGAACACGGTTCTGGCCGTGGTCTTGCCGGAAACCACCGACACCCTGACCCAAGCCCTCGAGAACCAGATCGAGACGGCGTTGGCCGAAAATCCGCCGCCCTTGACCCAGAGACTCATTCTGACCGGTCCCCAGCTGGTCGATATCCCCGTCGAAATCCGCGACCTGGTTCCCACGAGCGAATTTTCGACCGATGTGGGCGTTTCCGCCACCGCGAGCATCACGCTCTTGGACAATACGTTCGATGTCGGCGACACGATTACGGTCAACGGTCAGGATTTCGTGGTGGGCATCGATTGGCTGGCCGGAGGGGATCTCAATTCCTCCGCCAACAACCTCGCTACCGCGATCGAAGTGGCCTTACCGGAAATTTCGGCCGACGTGAACGCCGCGACGGTCAACCTGACGGTCCGCACGCCGGGAGCTCACGGGAACGATTACACGCTCGCGGCCACGGACGGCGCGACTCCGAATTTCTCCCTGTCCGGCATCACATTCGGCGGCGGCGAGGATTCGGTTGTCCAGGCGGGAGTCCGTGCGGCACTGGAAAAATATTTCGGCCGCGAGAACACCGACGAAGACGGCCGGTACACGATCGATTTCGGCACCACCGTTTACCGGAACCGGATCATCTGGATCATTCAGGATGTGGAGGGCGTGAAGAGCTTCAACCTGGCGTTACCGGCCGCCGACACGATCATGGATATCAACCAGTTCCCGACTCACGGTCTCATTTTCACGACGTCTTGAGGCGCTACCATGTCCGAGAACGAAAAAAATCTGCCTCCGAAAGTATATCATCAGAACGATCCGGACAATATTCTGGACCTTTGGAAGACACTGACCAGCCAAGTCTCGGACGAATTCCGCACTTTTATCGCCGCCTATGACGAGCTGGTCGATCCCGACACGGCCCCCATGGCCTTCGTGGAACTGATGCTGCGACAATTGGGCAATCCGTTCCGTAGTTACCCCCTGACCGATACGCAGAAACGCAAACTCGTGAAGCTTCTGATCCCCATGTACAACCAGAAGGGTCTCGGGAAGGAAAAAGGCATCGTCACCGCGGCCCGATTCCTGCTCGGCATGGAAGTGGAAATCGTCGATCCCCATGCCTACCCCGAGGATGGCTGGCATGTGGGCGTGAGCGAGATCGGACTTTCCACCTATTCGGGCGGTCGTCGCGTTTATTGCAATCTGCTCGAATGGACCGAAGTTTTTTCGGAGGCCGATTGGATCAAATCCCTGATCATCGTCACCCCGCAGGTCATTACCGGACCCACTCCGTGGGGACGTGATGCCGACCGGCTGGACATGAGTGCCCCGGGTGCCTTGATTTATCAGGATGCGACGCCGCTTCTGGCCGCCAATCAACCGTTCACCGCTTCCATCTGGCTCAAGGCCGACGTGCCCGGAACGCTCACTTTCGCCATTCAATCGGTGGATAATCCCTTGGATCAGACGGAAGAGATCCTTGGTGTCACATCGGAATGGCAACGGTTTGTCGTCCAGCACCGGTGTTTCCCCAATACCGCCGGCGATGTCCGTTTTCTCCTGAAATCCGATGCCGGTTTCCCGG
This window of the Deltaproteobacteria bacterium genome carries:
- a CDS encoding GPW/gp25 family protein, coding for MALIADYGLTFPQRRNAKGFIEFTGDIRTLVRESVYQILGTRVGERIMVPEFGSRLPELLFEPIDEITVALARVYVIEAIEKWEPRVELNEVAVTVNPDSGWVEIFADYVIINRGIVDSVAVAFPRFVG
- a CDS encoding baseplate J/gp47 family protein translates to MPTFDNIEFRAFDYDGFKESLFDIAKANFPEWTDVLESNHGVMFIEWLAFISANLAWMQNYHARQHFVPTVNENKNLTKLAKQFDYHIPNNVAALVDLTFGTEDGDPLTDDLIIPKGTQARTTGETSLIFETTANLIIPSGAASGIVAARHQVTRDETETSDGSADYRSALHYNPYIEDTMEMTVAGVPWVEVDNFLDSNGNSEHFRLEVDSEGVPTVIFGDNVNGKIPPAGDTIVYTYKVGGGAQGNVSPGTITILDATFTDTGGNPVSLIVNNASASQGGVDREDIETSKIRIPKSIGAKEVTIDYEDFEAIITSVAGVSRVRILTVNDNPYIEENTVLAVVLPETTDTLTQALENQIETALAENPPPLTQRLILTGPQLVDIPVEIRDLVPTSEFSTDVGVSATASITLLDNTFDVGDTITVNGQDFVVGIDWLAGGDLNSSANNLATAIEVALPEISADVNAATVNLTVRTPGAHGNDYTLAATDGATPNFSLSGITFGGGEDSVVQAGVRAALEKYFGRENTDEDGRYTIDFGTTVYRNRIIWIIQDVEGVKSFNLALPAADTIMDINQFPTHGLIFTTS